A region of Methanomicrobium sp. W14 DNA encodes the following proteins:
- a CDS encoding PstS family phosphate ABC transporter substrate-binding protein — protein sequence MILLIFLVIVISGCTGKETKDISSKTSTSDKKLSISGSTTIQPVSELLATAYMNDHPDIEITVTGGGSSKGIEDAGKDVVDIGSASRKIKESELEKYPEMKVYQIGASAIVIITSRMNSIDTITYEELTMLYNNKSENVSSMPGICNITTVIQRSEESGTEETFAGWLFDGQKNLDDSFEARDTGKSGDIAQISAKGNAEVLNLVKDNANSVGFVDFGYAESDPGVKILKVLDKGAKNALPVNMNSIREDILMELKNDESKSETKDSYYITGLTRPLNYVTCKETPHLVKDFIYFASDPSSTAYFNEIGYFSAAELRGEN from the coding sequence ATGATTTTACTTATTTTTCTGGTTATAGTAATATCGGGATGTACAGGAAAAGAGACAAAAGACATATCCTCAAAAACATCAACAAGTGATAAAAAACTCTCAATATCAGGTTCTACGACAATCCAGCCGGTTTCCGAACTCCTTGCGACAGCTTATATGAACGACCACCCGGATATTGAAATAACCGTTACCGGCGGGGGATCAAGCAAAGGCATAGAGGATGCCGGAAAAGACGTAGTTGACATAGGGTCGGCATCACGAAAAATAAAGGAATCTGAACTTGAGAAATATCCGGAAATGAAAGTTTACCAGATAGGGGCAAGTGCAATTGTAATAATTACCTCCCGGATGAACAGCATTGATACAATAACTTATGAAGAGCTCACGATGCTCTACAACAATAAATCTGAAAATGTCTCCTCAATGCCCGGCATATGCAATATAACAACGGTTATACAGAGAAGCGAAGAGTCGGGAACTGAAGAAACGTTTGCAGGCTGGCTTTTTGACGGACAAAAAAACCTTGACGACTCATTTGAAGCCCGGGACACGGGAAAATCAGGTGATATTGCACAGATCTCCGCAAAAGGAAACGCAGAAGTCCTAAACCTTGTCAAGGACAACGCAAACTCCGTAGGATTCGTTGATTTCGGTTATGCCGAATCCGATCCCGGTGTAAAAATATTAAAGGTCCTGGATAAAGGCGCAAAGAATGCCCTTCCTGTGAACATGAACAGCATAAGAGAGGATATATTAATGGAACTTAAGAATGACGAGTCAAAATCCGAAACCAAGGATTCCTATTACATAACAGGCCTTACAAGGCCGCTTAACTATGTGACATGCAAAGAAACACCGCATCTGGTAAAAGATTTCATATATTTTGCGTCAGATCCGTCATCAACAGCATACTTCAATGAAATAGGTTATTTCTCAGCAGCGGAACTGAGAGGAGAGAATTAA
- a CDS encoding PAS domain S-box protein codes for MSKGRRGNNKIYSFKKFFGPEKLRNDVASKRSLRTTTAAIIAVTLIGLIILLYVFSSVSLNSGFSSLEEDLTKDNVNRAINALNSDIERFDAIANAWATSEGLSGFIASGDTSEARNTFPDGRLVDVGVNILLITDSKGDILWHKYMNLDYNHQMPTPKSLLSQIAAHEDLIGSNEVKGVIMLNSGPMLIASRSLYDSGTGDFLGNLLVGRYLDRDEVSSLSKTTQLSILVIENRSGSEKYFKAFDGVRNSGAGNATPVIIRALDENNIAGFSEISDIYGKPVAVLQVTTPRDVTLYGRGVFDFQIFSLIFAALIFGVVTLVLIQRLIISRLESLNRQIRSVAETENPGSRIDVRGNDEISSLGSAISRMLESIEKGEENYSRLFENANDLIFTINNYGDFTSANRAMENMAGLGRDEILGKNIRDFIRTGDIGKIDGVMSQMKNSAAEKTEVRFISGDANEYIIEFSAQKLAESSDNAGFFVIARDVTAKRKAEEEVKVHRNRLKDLVRERTMQLELANSNLVKEVDGRIKFEESLAAEKERLSVTLSSIAEGVVATDSSGNVTLINKEAAAKTGQSYESVSGKKVEEVIRLEESGKYPGIRKIVDEVISKGKVYEINTGIGLYDTGGNKCPVVLSVAPLLGRHGGFKGAVIVFRDISERLLWEDEALKRQKLESLGVLAGGIAHDFNNILTAVSGNIALAKNFAGKNKDLCLRLDEAEKAVFRAKGITKQLITFSKGGEPVKQVSDIRQLIHESSEFVSHGSNIRLNFDIADDLMNVEADRGQLSQVIENLVINAIQAMQNGGSIYIKAKNAGRISGKDWLGDGEYVLISVKDEGPGIPEEYLKKVFDPYFTTKKNGNGLGLASCMSIIKKHGGAIKISSKAGKGTEFKIYLPATDKKPVSCLPEPDEKLSGSARVLVMDDDKSIYDVIPVLLRGYGFEVEAAKDGAEAVRLYQQSRVLNKPVEVFVMDLTVPGALGGADTIGFLRELEPDILAIVSSGYSNDPVMANFRDHGFDAVLPKPYRIEDLVRLINRLVLEKKENKGK; via the coding sequence ATGAGTAAAGGCCGGAGAGGAAATAACAAAATATATTCATTTAAAAAGTTTTTTGGTCCCGAAAAACTGCGAAACGATGTTGCTTCCAAAAGATCACTCCGCACGACAACAGCTGCAATAATTGCGGTAACTTTGATAGGCCTTATAATTTTATTATATGTTTTTTCATCTGTAAGTCTTAATTCAGGGTTTTCAAGTCTCGAAGAAGATCTTACCAAAGATAATGTCAACAGGGCCATAAATGCCCTGAATTCGGACATTGAAAGATTTGATGCAATTGCGAATGCATGGGCGACATCAGAAGGGCTTTCCGGTTTTATTGCAAGCGGGGATACGTCTGAGGCACGCAATACATTCCCGGACGGAAGACTTGTTGACGTAGGAGTAAATATTCTCCTGATAACTGATTCAAAAGGTGATATTCTATGGCATAAATACATGAATCTGGACTACAACCACCAGATGCCTACGCCGAAAAGTCTGTTGTCGCAGATTGCCGCACATGAAGACCTGATAGGATCAAATGAGGTCAAAGGTGTAATTATGCTGAATTCCGGGCCTATGCTGATTGCGTCCAGGTCCCTTTACGATTCGGGTACGGGGGATTTTTTGGGAAATCTTCTCGTGGGACGTTACCTGGACAGAGATGAGGTATCGTCTCTTTCAAAGACGACGCAGCTTTCCATTCTTGTAATTGAAAACAGATCAGGGTCTGAAAAATACTTCAAAGCATTTGATGGAGTCAGGAATTCTGGTGCCGGGAATGCAACTCCCGTAATTATACGTGCACTTGATGAAAACAATATAGCCGGGTTTTCGGAAATATCCGATATATATGGTAAGCCTGTTGCAGTCCTCCAGGTCACAACTCCACGTGACGTGACGCTTTACGGAAGAGGTGTATTTGATTTTCAGATATTCTCACTTATTTTTGCTGCCCTTATATTTGGTGTTGTTACGCTTGTTCTGATACAGAGATTAATCATTTCAAGGCTTGAAAGTCTCAACCGACAGATTCGGTCCGTTGCCGAGACCGAAAATCCCGGCAGCAGGATTGATGTCCGCGGAAATGATGAAATTTCATCACTCGGGTCAGCCATAAGCAGGATGCTTGAATCTATAGAGAAGGGAGAGGAAAATTACAGCAGACTTTTCGAAAATGCAAATGATCTTATCTTTACTATTAATAATTACGGGGATTTTACTTCTGCAAACCGGGCAATGGAGAATATGGCAGGCCTGGGGAGAGATGAAATTTTAGGAAAGAATATCCGTGATTTTATCAGAACCGGGGATATAGGCAAAATAGATGGTGTTATGTCACAGATGAAAAATTCTGCAGCGGAAAAGACTGAGGTAAGGTTCATTTCAGGTGATGCCAACGAATATATAATTGAGTTCAGTGCCCAAAAACTGGCTGAATCATCAGATAATGCCGGTTTTTTTGTTATTGCAAGAGACGTTACAGCAAAGAGAAAAGCTGAAGAGGAGGTGAAAGTCCACCGCAACCGTCTTAAAGACCTTGTTAGGGAAAGGACAATGCAGCTTGAACTGGCAAATTCAAATCTTGTAAAAGAGGTTGACGGAAGAATAAAATTTGAGGAGAGTCTTGCCGCTGAAAAAGAAAGGCTTTCTGTAACTCTCTCATCTATTGCCGAAGGAGTTGTCGCAACCGACTCCTCGGGCAATGTCACTCTTATCAATAAGGAGGCGGCGGCAAAAACCGGCCAGAGCTATGAGTCTGTATCAGGAAAAAAGGTTGAAGAAGTTATCAGGCTTGAGGAAAGCGGGAAGTATCCCGGTATCAGAAAAATCGTTGATGAAGTAATATCAAAAGGAAAAGTCTATGAAATAAACACGGGAATAGGACTTTATGATACCGGCGGAAATAAATGCCCTGTTGTATTGTCAGTTGCTCCTCTTTTAGGCAGGCACGGTGGCTTTAAAGGTGCCGTTATTGTTTTCCGCGACATTTCTGAGCGTCTTTTATGGGAGGACGAGGCCTTAAAAAGGCAGAAACTGGAATCTCTGGGCGTCCTTGCCGGTGGAATTGCGCATGACTTCAATAATATCCTGACTGCAGTTTCAGGAAATATTGCCCTCGCAAAAAATTTTGCAGGAAAAAACAAGGATTTATGCCTGCGTCTTGATGAAGCGGAAAAAGCTGTTTTCAGGGCTAAAGGGATAACAAAACAGCTTATCACATTTTCAAAAGGAGGGGAGCCTGTAAAGCAGGTCTCTGATATAAGACAGCTTATCCATGAGTCGTCCGAATTTGTCTCTCACGGGAGCAACATCCGCCTTAATTTTGATATTGCAGATGACCTGATGAATGTGGAGGCGGATCGCGGTCAGTTGAGCCAAGTGATTGAGAATCTTGTAATAAATGCTATTCAGGCAATGCAGAACGGTGGAAGTATATATATTAAGGCTAAGAATGCAGGCAGGATTTCAGGAAAAGACTGGCTCGGGGACGGGGAATATGTTTTAATTTCAGTAAAGGACGAGGGTCCGGGCATACCGGAAGAATATCTCAAAAAGGTTTTTGACCCGTATTTCACGACAAAAAAGAACGGAAACGGCCTGGGGCTTGCGTCATGCATGTCGATAATAAAAAAACACGGTGGAGCCATAAAGATTTCCTCAAAGGCGGGCAAAGGGACAGAATTTAAGATTTACCTGCCGGCAACGGACAAAAAACCAGTTTCCTGTTTGCCTGAACCAGATGAAAAACTCTCAGGGTCCGCAAGGGTCCTTGTTATGGACGATGACAAAAGCATCTATGATGTCATTCCGGTCCTTCTGCGGGGCTATGGCTTTGAGGTTGAGGCTGCAAAGGACGGTGCCGAAGCGGTAAGGCTTTATCAGCAGTCCCGTGTTCTGAATAAGCCTGTAGAAGTATTTGTTATGGACCTTACAGTTCCGGGGGCTCTTGGTGGTGCCGATACTATAGGATTTTTAAGAGAGCTTGAACCCGACATTCTTGCAATAGTCTCAAGCGGGTACTCAAATGACCCCGTTATGGCTAATTTCAGGGATCACGGCTTTGATGCGGTTTTACCGAAGCCTTACAGGATAGAAGACCTTGTAAGGCTTATAAACAGACTTGTTCTCGAAAAGAAGGAAAATAAAGGTAAATAA
- a CDS encoding RNA-guided endonuclease TnpB family protein, which produces MTTETVPAPGKWIGIDLNTTGSIAVVAEPGTGFTAGLGKEARIIHDNFSRKRKENKSKKSKNSTKRIDRCEKEQLMDLNRYLSHEIIKIALNLNCGIKFEMISKKSRKKGMNPEKIYDFSINGWYFKNLCQMVENRAVRCGITVIYVDPSFTSQICSRCGRFGHRHRKVFSCPHCGYQENADINAALNIARSPVPESVKAVRNKEREEKRKIKVELKRLQKEKWNEIHEDPLLSKDNVMLFFEKTACEI; this is translated from the coding sequence ATGACAACCGAAACCGTACCTGCACCCGGGAAATGGATAGGAATAGACCTGAATACCACCGGATCAATAGCTGTTGTTGCTGAACCGGGGACAGGGTTTACAGCCGGACTAGGAAAGGAAGCACGTATAATACACGATAATTTCAGCAGAAAAAGAAAAGAGAACAAATCAAAAAAGAGCAAAAACAGCACGAAAAGAATAGACAGGTGTGAAAAAGAGCAGTTAATGGACTTAAACAGGTATTTAAGCCATGAAATAATAAAAATTGCGCTTAACCTTAACTGCGGCATAAAATTTGAGATGATATCAAAAAAGAGCCGTAAAAAAGGCATGAATCCTGAGAAAATATATGACTTCAGCATAAACGGATGGTACTTTAAAAACCTGTGCCAGATGGTCGAAAACCGTGCAGTCAGGTGCGGAATAACCGTTATCTATGTCGACCCGTCATTTACGTCACAGATATGCAGCAGGTGCGGAAGATTTGGCCACAGGCACAGGAAGGTCTTTTCATGCCCGCACTGCGGATACCAGGAAAATGCAGATATAAATGCCGCCCTAAACATTGCAAGGTCTCCAGTCCCGGAATCGGTGAAAGCTGTGAGAAATAAAGAGAGAGAGGAGAAAAGAAAAATAAAGGTAGAACTTAAAAGGCTTCAAAAGGAAAAGTGGAATGAAATCCATGAAGACCCCCTGCTCTCAAAGGACAATGTCATGCTGTTTTTTGAAAAGACAGCCTGCGAGATATAA